Proteins found in one Oryza glaberrima chromosome 4, OglaRS2, whole genome shotgun sequence genomic segment:
- the LOC127769456 gene encoding ethylene-responsive transcription factor ERF008-like, translating into MQGEYHRSSSEDSAASAAAAAAAAAAAMAPLAAAAAAVAAKEEQAAAAAVLPLQQQQPRRQYRGVRMRKWGKWVAEIREPHKRTRIWLGSYATPVAAARAYDTAVFYLRGRSARLNFPEEISSLASLSEGGGASEPREPDGGTLSAASIRKKAIEVGSRVDALQTGMMVAPTTHHRERQKHHHHPHLQPHGEEQHHHHEQKHQRTAWSGRAKNPDLNQAPSPENSDAE; encoded by the coding sequence ATGCAGGGCGAGTACCACCGCTCCTCCAGCGAGGACTcggctgcttctgctgctgctgctgcggcggcggcggctgcggctatGGCTCCTCTcgccgcggctgcggcggcggttgctGCCAAggaggagcaggcggcggcggcggcggtgctgccgctgcagcagcagcagccgaggCGGCAGTACCGTGGCGTGCGGATGCGGAAGTGGGGCAAGTGGGTGGCGGAGATCCGGGAGCCGCACAAGCGGACGCGCATCTGGCTGGGGTCGTACGCGacgcccgtggcggcggcgcgcgcctaCGACACGGCGGTGTTCTACCTCCGCGGGCGGTCGGCGCGGCTCAACTTCCCCGAGGAGATCTCCTCGCTGGCGTCGCTgtccgagggcggcggcgcgagcgagcCCCGCGAGCCCGACGGCGGCACGCTGTCCGCGGCCTCGATCCGGAAGAAGGCCATCGAGGTCGGCTCCCGCGTCGACGCGCTCCAGACCGGCATGATGGTCGCGCCGACGACCCACCACCGCGAGCGGCagaagcaccaccaccacccgcacctGCAGCCGCACGGCGAGgagcaacaccaccaccacgagcAGAAGCACCAGCGGACGGCGTGGAGCGGCCGCGCCAAGAACCCGGATCTCAACCAGGCGCCAAGCCCGGAGAACTCCGACGCCGAGTAG